From Sulfurovum zhangzhouensis, one genomic window encodes:
- a CDS encoding biopolymer transporter ExbD, with the protein MFQWDEDPDLNITPLVDVMLVLMAILMVTAPTITFQEQITLPEGSKTVKVEKPKTLTIRMDKDQKIYLGKDTYKLDTFADDFVNQSAKLDKNSEVYIRADETLKYKNVMYLLKTVKAAGFEKVSLITL; encoded by the coding sequence ATGTTTCAATGGGATGAAGATCCGGATTTGAACATTACTCCTTTAGTTGATGTAATGCTTGTCCTTATGGCTATACTGATGGTAACAGCACCGACAATTACTTTTCAGGAACAGATTACACTTCCAGAAGGTTCAAAGACTGTAAAAGTAGAAAAACCGAAAACACTGACAATCCGTATGGATAAAGATCAAAAGATATATCTTGGAAAAGACACCTATAAACTGGATACATTTGCTGATGACTTTGTCAATCAGTCAGCAAAACTGGACAAAAACTCTGAAGTCTATATACGCGCTGATGAGACTCTTAAGTATAAAAATGTCATGTACCTCCTCAAAACTGTTAAAGCGGCAGGATTTGAGAAGGTGTCTCTTATTACACTATGA
- a CDS encoding MotA/TolQ/ExbB proton channel family protein — MLNRRVAVEARSLKALYTGQSNSVNTTSLIYTYLSRVNKPNKAILEAASSDAVRVSTKGLTVLSIIASTSPFIGLFGTVIGILETFSNLGSQNSASLSVVAPAISEALIATAAGIAVAIFAYTFHLILKRKAYELSSLLSSQAEVILSQVNEEL; from the coding sequence ATGCTAAATAGGCGTGTAGCTGTAGAAGCTAGGTCTCTTAAAGCACTCTATACCGGTCAATCTAATAGTGTAAATACTACATCATTGATCTATACTTATCTTTCTCGTGTAAATAAACCTAATAAAGCAATACTTGAAGCGGCATCTTCTGATGCAGTACGTGTTTCTACTAAAGGACTGACAGTTCTTTCAATCATAGCATCTACTTCACCGTTTATTGGATTATTCGGTACAGTGATCGGTATTCTTGAAACATTTTCAAATTTAGGCAGTCAAAACAGTGCCTCTTTGAGTGTTGTAGCTCCTGCTATTTCTGAAGCGCTTATTGCTACAGCAGCGGGGATTGCAGTAGCAATTTTTGCTTATACGTTTCATCTTATACTGAAGCGTAAAGCCTATGAACTCTCATCGCTTCTCTCCTCTCAGGCAGAAGTGATATTATCACAGGTTAACGAGGAGTTGTAA